The Oryzias latipes chromosome 1, ASM223467v1 genome contains a region encoding:
- the polr3f gene encoding DNA-directed RNA polymerase III subunit RPC6 yields the protein MAEVRVKKETNLAEPAEVETRIRELCQQFPQGITDQVIQNDMPHLEPQQRALAINKLLSLGQLDLLRNSSGLLYRLKDSQTASKMKGSDNQEKLVYQIIEDAGNKGIWSRDIRFKSNLPLTEINKILKNLESKKLIKAVKSVAASKKKVYMLYNVQPDRSVTGGAWYSDQDFESEFVEVLNQQCFKFLQSKAEAARGGQQSPMVQRNSSFATSHEVWKYISELGISKVDLSMDDIETILNTLIYDGKVEMTVIAAKEGTVGSVDGQMKLYRGVNAVLPPAGLVKTPCGLCPVFDDCHEGGEISPSTCIYMTEWLEF from the exons ATGGCGGAGGTTCGGGTAAAGAAAGAGACGAACCTGGCGGAACCTGCAGAGGTGGAGACCAG GATCAGAGAGCTGTGTCAGCAGTTCCCTCAGGGAATCACAGACCAGGTGATCCAGAACGACATGCCTCACCTGGAGCCGCAGCAGAGGGCCCTGGCCATCAACAAGCTGCTGTCCCTG GGCCAGCTGGACTTGCTCAGGAACAGTTCTGGTCTTCTGTACAGATTAAAAGATTCTCAGACAGCCAG TAAGATGAAGGGCTCGGACAACCAGGAGAAGCTGGTTTACCAGATCATCGAGGATGCCGGAAACAAAG GAATCTGGAGCAGAGACATCCGCTTCAAGAGCAACCTCCCTCTGACCGAGATCAACAAGATCCTGAAGAACCTGGAGAGCAAGAAGCTCATCAAAGCCGTCAAATCTGTGGCC GCGTCCAAGAAGAAGGTCTACATGCTGTACAACGTGCAGCCGGACCGCTCCGTCACCGGAGGGGCCTGGTACAGCGACCAGGACTTTGAGTCCGAGTTCGTGGAGGTTCTGAACCAGCAGTGCTTCAAGTTCCTGCAGAGCAAG GCGGAGGCGGCGCGGGGCGGCCAGCAGAGCCCCATGGTTCAGAGGAACAGCTCCTTCGCCACGTCTCACGAAGTCTGGAAGTACATCAGCGAGTTGGGCATCAGCAAG GTGGACCTGTCCATGGACGACATCGAGACCATCCTGAACACGCTGATCTACGACGGGAAGGTGGAGATGACCGTGATCGCCGCCAAGGAGGGGACGGTGGGCAGCGTGGACGGACAGATGAAGCTGTACCGCGGCGTGAACGCCGTGCTGCCGCCGGCGGGCCTGGTGAAGACGCCCTGCGGCCTGTGCCCG GTGTTTGACGACTGTCACGAAGGGGGGGAGATCTCGCCATCCACCTGCATCTACATGACAGAGTGGCTGGAGTTCTGA